The proteins below come from a single Piscinibacter gummiphilus genomic window:
- a CDS encoding YgiT-type zinc finger protein, giving the protein MEMQLPFEPEGEAAPSFRCMSCGSAEVHASRVRSAFWHDDRLVVVEGIPALVCERCGDQFYDDRTAIGLDILRGGGFPAEQAVRTVEVAVFDYGEAPAVRNVS; this is encoded by the coding sequence ATGGAGATGCAACTCCCGTTCGAACCCGAAGGCGAAGCCGCGCCCTCGTTTCGCTGCATGTCGTGCGGCAGCGCCGAGGTGCACGCCAGCCGCGTGCGCTCGGCCTTCTGGCATGACGATCGCCTGGTCGTGGTGGAAGGCATCCCGGCACTCGTGTGCGAGCGCTGCGGCGACCAGTTCTACGACGACCGCACCGCCATCGGCCTGGACATCCTGCGGGGTGGCGGCTTTCCCGCCGAGCAGGCGGTGCGCACCGTCGAGGTGGCGGTGTTCGACTACGGCGAAGCGCCGGCCGTCAGGAACGTGTCGTGA
- a CDS encoding alpha-ketoacid dehydrogenase subunit beta, whose protein sequence is MARKSFMYSVLEAVQYEMRQDPAMVWIFELTPPVSSNPGKPVINLEKEFGRNRVVNTGIDEMWMAAATLGAGLAGSKAVTYIPYQGNCMCFQIIQNHVGKLRGMTGGVASMPVVFILEMTGQTPGFAGQHSDYEIDTYYAHIPGVKTVVPSTPYDAKGMMVSAIRDPNPVCFLYAAGLRELVDEVPDEQYTVPLDKAAVRSTGSDITIVGSGGGMPEVLDAAEQLKKQGMKVEVIDLRSLKPMDTETLVKSVQKTKRLLTVDQSYYTLCPGAEVIARVAENVNGARFNRVAFPDAAPPASPEMFLWMRPNATHIVNAAKKLVG, encoded by the coding sequence ATGGCACGCAAGAGCTTCATGTATTCCGTCCTCGAGGCGGTGCAGTACGAAATGCGACAGGACCCGGCGATGGTCTGGATCTTCGAATTGACGCCGCCCGTTTCGTCCAACCCCGGCAAGCCCGTCATCAACCTCGAGAAGGAGTTCGGCCGCAACCGCGTGGTCAACACCGGCATCGACGAGATGTGGATGGCCGCGGCCACCCTCGGGGCGGGCCTGGCCGGCAGCAAGGCCGTGACCTACATCCCCTACCAGGGCAACTGCATGTGCTTCCAGATCATCCAGAACCACGTGGGCAAGCTGCGCGGGATGACCGGCGGCGTGGCCTCGATGCCGGTGGTCTTCATCCTCGAGATGACCGGGCAGACGCCCGGCTTCGCGGGCCAGCACTCCGACTACGAAATCGACACCTACTACGCCCACATCCCCGGCGTGAAGACGGTGGTGCCGTCGACGCCGTACGACGCCAAGGGCATGATGGTCTCGGCCATCCGCGACCCGAACCCGGTGTGCTTCCTCTACGCCGCTGGCCTGCGCGAACTGGTCGACGAGGTGCCCGACGAGCAGTACACCGTGCCGCTCGACAAGGCCGCGGTGCGCTCGACCGGCAGCGACATCACCATCGTCGGCTCGGGCGGCGGCATGCCCGAGGTGCTCGATGCCGCCGAGCAACTGAAGAAGCAGGGCATGAAGGTCGAGGTGATCGACCTGCGCAGCCTGAAGCCGATGGACACCGAGACGCTCGTGAAGTCGGTGCAGAAGACCAAGCGGCTGCTCACCGTGGACCAGTCGTACTACACGCTGTGCCCCGGCGCCGAGGTCATCGCGCGTGTGGCCGAGAACGTGAACGGCGCACGCTTCAACCGCGTGGCCTTCCCCGACGCGGCGCCCCCGGCATCGCCCGAGATGTTCCTCTGGATGCGCCCGAACGCCACCCACATCGTCAACGCGGCCAAGAAGCTGGTGGGGTGA
- a CDS encoding thiamine pyrophosphate-dependent dehydrogenase E1 component subunit alpha has translation MTDATTPTGAPHDAPPSAEGLLPSNRRGFFKAVAGAGAAVSLLNKSAWAQEIGYWAKDLPGDKLVQMYTDIVRIRWHERTMVDKMLTDTKYRGYNHFYAGQEAVAVGVCSALNNKGSFDQVDFVYSSHRPTGHAIAKGVDMKKMAAENDFRATGLNGGYGGEMHLSDKSCGFIGADGMIGPGHVIATGSAFAFKARGSKQVSVVFAGDGTYATPHFHAALNNAALLKLPFIYVLENNLYHQYAHYSYSCPMKDIADAARTYRIPGVVVDGQDVFQVYNAAKTAVDRARAGEGPTLIEAKTYRYYNHWGAPGAKPGELGAFGYDPLAISTFRPEREVREWMQRDPVDICRNVLISWGVLDRARADRIEAAAKQEAIDAFAWADQQPFCKPEDGLKHVYTTGSVAARQFG, from the coding sequence ATGACAGATGCCACCACCCCCACGGGGGCGCCGCACGACGCGCCTCCCTCCGCCGAAGGCTTGCTGCCTTCGAATCGACGCGGCTTCTTCAAGGCCGTGGCCGGCGCAGGCGCCGCGGTATCGCTGCTGAACAAGAGCGCGTGGGCGCAGGAGATCGGCTACTGGGCGAAGGACCTGCCCGGCGACAAGCTGGTCCAGATGTACACCGACATCGTGCGCATCCGCTGGCACGAGCGGACCATGGTCGACAAGATGCTCACCGACACCAAGTACCGCGGCTACAACCACTTCTACGCGGGCCAGGAAGCGGTGGCCGTGGGCGTGTGCTCCGCGCTCAACAACAAGGGTTCGTTCGACCAGGTCGACTTCGTCTACAGCTCGCACCGCCCGACCGGCCACGCCATCGCCAAGGGCGTGGACATGAAGAAGATGGCTGCGGAGAACGACTTCCGCGCCACCGGCCTCAACGGCGGCTACGGCGGCGAGATGCACCTGTCGGACAAGAGCTGCGGCTTCATCGGCGCCGACGGCATGATCGGCCCCGGCCATGTGATCGCCACCGGCTCGGCCTTCGCCTTCAAGGCGCGCGGCAGCAAGCAGGTGTCGGTGGTGTTCGCAGGCGACGGCACCTACGCCACGCCGCACTTCCACGCCGCGCTCAACAACGCCGCGCTGCTCAAGCTGCCCTTCATCTACGTGCTGGAGAACAACCTCTACCACCAGTACGCGCACTACTCGTACTCGTGCCCGATGAAGGACATCGCCGATGCGGCGCGCACCTACCGCATCCCCGGCGTGGTGGTCGATGGGCAGGACGTGTTCCAGGTCTACAACGCCGCCAAGACCGCCGTCGACCGCGCCCGTGCCGGCGAAGGGCCGACGCTCATCGAAGCCAAGACCTACCGCTACTACAACCACTGGGGAGCGCCCGGTGCCAAGCCGGGCGAGCTGGGCGCGTTCGGCTACGACCCGCTGGCGATCTCGACCTTCCGCCCCGAGCGCGAGGTGCGCGAGTGGATGCAGCGCGACCCGGTCGACATCTGCCGCAACGTGCTCATCAGCTGGGGTGTGCTCGACCGCGCACGCGCCGACCGCATCGAGGCGGCGGCCAAGCAGGAGGCCATCGACGCCTTCGCGTGGGCCGACCAGCAACCCTTCTGCAAGCCCGAAGACGGGCTCAAGCACGTGTACACCACCGGCTCGGTGGCGGCCCGCCAATTCGGTTGA
- a CDS encoding MtrB/PioB family decaheme-associated outer membrane protein, translating into MSRLLRAGVIALLAIDGQAVHADDDPQTSASVQASGGTLQQQREVELGATQPGDWKAMLRLRDATRQPPLQRLSSPVVNGGTTQPQVSTAPDLQEVDLHIRRTELGLHLDKAISSRLRLDLDLSHGRRTGNRLTGRGVSCPTSADGGCAPPGAGESGWAVLLLPEPLHDEHTQLEARLAYAGPQWQLSGGYHGSYFRNLHDTLVPSVPAALYNATGTLVPLAAGLQSQLQQPIALPPDSNAHHLDLTGSYAFNRHTRVAAKLAREQVTQRQSFADAGLPGAPAGVTDLGGETVTTHLLVRLTSRPLPRLSINGELSRRERDDRTPLAAYHVEGATQFTNRRLPHQTDRARVQALYQLDRTRQGSLSLEHEAIDRGVFTSTAAIAGTTALRQHTRETTLRASARQQVDDGLGAALTLLHARRSGSNWLRDNSGAGVTEVTNPADPSTGFATGIFMPTLADRDRDEVQLSTDWQADSRLHLSVSARAGRDRYSSPSPYGLHGANTRWIGLDVDYALPANWRLDANVSHATQRLPQSRPSAAAIVFDNRSTQAGVGLTGQPHERLQIGAALSFADDLSRYRQTLDTTAGLGDAELLAASGGLPDVRLRQRTLALFARGKAGEQAHWRLDLRYSHTRWNDWAYGCANISFPYADGSRLLAAPRQEAASIGLRYTLPWR; encoded by the coding sequence ATGAGCCGGCTGCTGCGCGCAGGCGTGATCGCGCTGCTGGCGATCGACGGCCAGGCCGTGCATGCCGATGACGACCCCCAAACGAGCGCGAGCGTGCAGGCCAGCGGTGGCACGCTGCAGCAGCAACGTGAGGTCGAGCTCGGCGCCACGCAGCCGGGCGACTGGAAGGCGATGCTGCGGCTGCGCGACGCCACGCGACAGCCGCCCTTGCAACGCCTGAGCAGCCCGGTGGTGAACGGTGGCACGACCCAACCGCAGGTCTCGACTGCGCCCGACCTGCAGGAAGTCGACCTGCACATCCGCCGCACCGAACTCGGCCTGCATCTCGACAAGGCGATCAGCTCGCGCCTGCGCCTCGACCTCGACCTCTCGCACGGGCGCCGCACCGGCAACCGGCTCACCGGCCGCGGCGTCAGCTGCCCCACGAGCGCCGATGGCGGATGCGCACCCCCCGGCGCGGGCGAAAGCGGCTGGGCGGTGCTGCTGCTGCCCGAGCCGCTGCACGACGAGCACACGCAGCTCGAAGCGCGCCTGGCCTATGCCGGGCCGCAGTGGCAGTTGTCGGGCGGCTACCACGGCTCGTACTTCCGCAACCTGCACGACACGCTCGTGCCCTCGGTGCCCGCCGCGCTCTACAACGCCACCGGCACGCTCGTGCCGCTCGCCGCGGGCCTGCAGTCGCAACTGCAGCAGCCCATCGCACTGCCCCCCGACAGCAACGCGCACCACCTCGACCTCACCGGCAGCTACGCGTTCAACCGCCACACCCGCGTGGCCGCAAAGCTCGCGCGCGAGCAGGTCACACAACGCCAGTCGTTCGCCGACGCGGGGCTCCCTGGCGCACCCGCAGGCGTGACCGATCTCGGCGGCGAGACGGTCACCACCCACCTGCTGGTGAGGCTCACCTCGCGGCCGCTGCCACGCCTCTCGATCAACGGCGAGCTGAGCCGGCGCGAGCGCGACGACCGCACACCGCTCGCCGCCTATCACGTGGAAGGCGCCACGCAGTTCACCAACCGCCGCCTGCCGCACCAGACCGACCGTGCCCGCGTGCAGGCGCTCTACCAGCTCGACCGCACGCGGCAAGGTTCGCTGTCGCTCGAGCATGAAGCCATCGACCGCGGCGTCTTCACTTCCACGGCGGCCATCGCCGGCACCACCGCGCTGCGCCAGCACACGCGCGAGACCACGCTGCGCGCAAGCGCGCGGCAGCAGGTGGACGACGGCCTAGGCGCCGCGCTCACGCTGCTGCACGCGCGGCGCAGCGGCTCCAATTGGCTGCGCGACAACAGCGGCGCAGGCGTCACCGAGGTCACCAACCCCGCCGACCCGTCGACCGGTTTCGCCACCGGCATCTTCATGCCCACGCTGGCCGACCGAGACCGCGACGAAGTGCAGCTCTCGACCGACTGGCAGGCCGACAGCCGCCTGCACCTGAGCGTGTCGGCCCGCGCAGGGCGCGACCGCTACAGCTCGCCCAGCCCCTACGGGCTGCACGGCGCCAACACACGCTGGATCGGGCTCGACGTCGACTACGCATTGCCGGCGAACTGGCGGCTCGATGCCAACGTGTCGCACGCCACCCAGCGCCTGCCGCAGTCGCGGCCCTCGGCCGCCGCCATCGTGTTCGACAACCGCAGCACGCAGGCCGGCGTCGGCCTCACCGGGCAGCCGCACGAGCGGCTGCAGATCGGCGCGGCGCTCTCGTTCGCCGACGACCTGAGCCGCTACCGGCAGACGCTCGACACCACCGCAGGCCTCGGCGACGCCGAGCTGCTCGCCGCAAGCGGCGGCCTGCCCGACGTGCGGCTGCGGCAGCGCACGCTGGCGCTCTTCGCACGCGGCAAGGCCGGCGAGCAGGCGCACTGGCGGCTCGACCTGCGCTACAGCCACACCCGCTGGAACGACTGGGCATACGGCTGCGCCAACATCTCCTTCCCCTATGCCGACGGCAGCAGGTTGCTTGCTGCACCGCGGCAAGAAGCCGCTTCCATCGGTCTTCGCTATACCCTGCCCTGGCGCTGA
- a CDS encoding DmsE family decaheme c-type cytochrome: protein MRAAVLLAWCLWGCGVATAVCAADEAQDPSASCVRCHAPLGQPDLKQGAHTVHREARGSGCTSCHGPSVSHANKPPGAARRAPPDRQFGGSTPPAEQSGVCLACHRGNSRHALWPGSAHETANVACTDCHRLHAAEDAVLTRQAEPQACAGCHREQQAKFRKAFRHPLPEGAMGCSDCHAVHGSAGPKLVRRDSTNATCHGCHADKRGPFVQPHEPVMDDCATCHDPHGSSVTGMLRVRMPLLCQQCHTPHVAGGVGALGGQRGVYTPAVPGGTPLVTGQSNGKNVVTMWQGRSCMNCHVQIHGSNNPAAGPLLLR from the coding sequence ATGAGAGCCGCCGTTCTCCTCGCCTGGTGCTTGTGGGGATGCGGCGTGGCGACGGCAGTGTGCGCGGCCGATGAAGCCCAGGACCCGTCGGCGTCGTGCGTGCGCTGCCACGCTCCGCTCGGCCAGCCCGACCTGAAGCAAGGCGCCCACACCGTGCACCGGGAGGCGCGTGGATCGGGCTGCACGAGCTGCCACGGCCCAAGCGTCTCGCATGCCAACAAGCCGCCTGGCGCTGCACGACGCGCGCCGCCAGACCGGCAGTTCGGTGGGTCAACGCCGCCCGCCGAGCAAAGCGGCGTGTGCCTCGCCTGCCACCGCGGCAACAGCCGGCATGCCCTCTGGCCCGGCAGTGCGCACGAGACCGCGAACGTGGCCTGCACCGACTGCCACCGCCTCCACGCGGCCGAAGATGCGGTGCTCACCCGCCAGGCCGAACCGCAGGCCTGCGCGGGCTGCCACCGCGAGCAGCAGGCGAAGTTCCGCAAGGCCTTCCGCCACCCGCTGCCCGAGGGCGCGATGGGTTGCTCCGACTGCCACGCGGTGCACGGCTCGGCGGGGCCGAAGCTCGTGCGCCGCGACAGCACCAACGCCACCTGCCACGGCTGCCATGCCGACAAGCGCGGCCCCTTCGTGCAGCCGCACGAGCCGGTGATGGACGACTGCGCCACCTGCCACGACCCGCACGGCAGCAGCGTGACCGGCATGCTGCGCGTGCGCATGCCGCTCTTGTGCCAGCAGTGCCACACGCCGCACGTGGCGGGCGGCGTGGGCGCACTCGGCGGGCAACGCGGCGTCTACACGCCGGCCGTGCCGGGCGGCACGCCGCTCGTCACCGGGCAGTCGAACGGCAAGAACGTGGTGACGATGTGGCAGGGCCGCAGCTGCATGAACTGCCACGTGCAGATCCACGGCAGCAACAACCCGGCGGCCGGGCCGCTGCTGCTGCGATGA